In Rhodoligotrophos defluvii, a genomic segment contains:
- the trbJ gene encoding P-type conjugative transfer protein TrbJ, producing the protein MTIHRSRSRALFMAATMLAMPVALSPIFISPAHAQFGFGRIVYDPSNYAQNVLTAARTLEQINNQITQLQNEAQMLINQARNLASLPHSSLQQLQQGFQRTQQLLSQAQNIAFDVQSIDRAFQQQYGNVSLSTTEQQLVADARSRWQNTVGGLQDAMRVQAGVVGNIDTNRAEVSTLVGQSQGATGALQATQAGNQLLALQSQQLSDLVALLAADGRAGALTEAERAAAAEQGREQRRRFLTPGSGYQPGNAQMFNNGN; encoded by the coding sequence ATGACCATCCATCGTTCCCGCTCGCGCGCACTATTCATGGCCGCGACAATGCTGGCGATGCCCGTCGCCCTGTCGCCGATCTTCATCTCTCCGGCGCATGCTCAATTTGGCTTCGGACGGATCGTGTATGATCCGTCCAATTACGCGCAGAACGTGCTCACTGCCGCGCGCACGCTGGAGCAGATCAACAACCAGATCACACAGCTTCAGAATGAAGCGCAGATGCTCATCAATCAGGCGCGCAATCTTGCGAGCCTGCCGCATTCCTCGCTCCAGCAGCTTCAACAGGGCTTTCAGCGCACGCAACAGCTTCTGAGCCAGGCTCAGAACATCGCCTTCGATGTTCAGAGCATCGATCGGGCCTTTCAGCAACAATACGGCAATGTCTCACTGTCGACGACGGAACAACAGCTCGTCGCCGATGCGCGCTCACGCTGGCAGAACACCGTGGGCGGACTGCAGGACGCCATGCGCGTCCAGGCCGGCGTGGTCGGCAACATCGACACGAACCGCGCCGAAGTTTCGACGCTGGTCGGCCAAAGCCAGGGGGCGACAGGCGCGCTCCAGGCGACCCAGGCCGGCAACCAGCTTCTCGCTCTCCAGTCGCAGCAGCTCTCCGATCTTGTCGCATTGCTTGCGGCCGATGGACGTGCCGGGGCGCTGACCGAAGCAGAAAGGGCTGCCGCAGCCGAACAGGGGCGCGAACAACGCCGCCGGTTCCTGACGCCTGGCTCCGGCTATCAGCCCGGCAACGCCCAGATGTTCAACAACGGCAACTGA
- the trbK-alt gene encoding putative entry exclusion protein TrbK-alt: MDGKLLARLGAVVFVAIAITATAIEMTRKEEAPAEEPARLAEPVRDPLREAQRRCQQLGQSAASDADCMRVWAETRDRFLGRAPAPTAPPQNQGQ; this comes from the coding sequence TTGGATGGCAAGCTGCTGGCACGGCTCGGCGCGGTCGTCTTCGTCGCCATCGCGATCACTGCGACGGCGATCGAGATGACCCGGAAGGAGGAAGCTCCCGCAGAGGAGCCCGCGCGTCTCGCAGAGCCCGTGCGCGATCCCCTGCGCGAGGCTCAACGCCGGTGCCAGCAGCTTGGTCAAAGCGCCGCAAGCGATGCGGACTGCATGCGCGTCTGGGCCGAAACCCGCGACCGCTTCCTCGGCCGTGCGCCGGCGCCCACAGCCCCACCTCAGAATCAAGGACAGTGA
- the trbL gene encoding P-type conjugative transfer protein TrbL yields MGGTGVIDTFLGTFTRYIDSGFGLLGGEVAFIATTLIVIDVTLAALFWSWGADDDIIARLVKKTLFVGVFAYIIGNWNNLANIVFDSFAGLGLKGSGTSFTVQDLLRPGKVAQTGLDAARPLLESISDLMGWIAFFENFIQIACLLFAWALVLLAFFILAVQLFVTLIEFKLTTLAGFVLIPFGLFGKTAFMAERVLGNVVSSGIKVLVLAVIIGIGSTLFSQFTAGFGGETPTIDEAMAVVLAALSLLGLGIFGPGIASGLVSGGPQLGAGAAVGTGLAVGGAALAAGGAAGLAVKGGAAAMSGGAAAVRGGAAAVGAASSAYSLGSLGQTGASGVASGLGGVARAAGSAAASPLKRAATKAGESVKSSFAEGAKAGFGATGGSSTMGTIGGADAAHASASPPRDGAPDWAKRMKRSQALSHGVSAAGHAVRSGDSHGGGSSVNLSESDRS; encoded by the coding sequence ATGGGCGGCACCGGCGTCATCGACACATTCCTCGGGACCTTCACCCGCTACATCGATTCAGGCTTCGGCCTGCTTGGCGGCGAAGTCGCCTTCATCGCCACAACCCTCATCGTCATCGACGTGACGCTGGCAGCGCTCTTCTGGTCCTGGGGAGCTGACGACGACATCATCGCGCGCCTTGTAAAGAAGACACTTTTCGTCGGCGTCTTCGCCTACATCATCGGCAACTGGAACAATCTGGCGAACATCGTTTTCGACAGTTTCGCCGGGCTCGGTCTGAAGGGTTCGGGCACCAGCTTCACCGTTCAGGATCTTTTGCGCCCCGGCAAGGTGGCGCAGACCGGCCTTGATGCCGCCCGTCCACTGCTCGAATCCATTTCCGATCTGATGGGGTGGATCGCCTTCTTCGAGAACTTCATCCAGATCGCCTGCCTGCTGTTCGCATGGGCTCTGGTGCTTCTCGCCTTCTTCATCCTGGCCGTGCAGCTCTTCGTAACGCTGATCGAGTTCAAGCTCACTACGCTTGCCGGCTTTGTGCTGATACCCTTCGGGCTGTTCGGCAAGACCGCCTTCATGGCCGAGCGCGTGCTGGGCAATGTCGTGTCATCCGGCATCAAGGTCCTGGTGCTTGCCGTCATCATCGGCATCGGATCGACCCTCTTCTCCCAGTTTACCGCTGGCTTCGGCGGCGAGACCCCTACGATTGACGAGGCCATGGCCGTGGTCCTCGCTGCGCTTTCGCTGCTCGGCCTGGGAATCTTCGGTCCTGGCATCGCCAGCGGCCTCGTCTCAGGCGGTCCGCAGCTCGGCGCCGGCGCCGCAGTCGGCACGGGGCTTGCCGTCGGCGGCGCGGCGCTGGCCGCAGGTGGTGCAGCGGGCCTGGCCGTCAAAGGCGGCGCCGCCGCCATGTCCGGTGGAGCCGCCGCCGTGCGTGGTGGCGCTGCCGCTGTCGGCGCTGCATCCTCGGCCTACAGTCTCGGTTCTCTTGGTCAGACTGGCGCGTCGGGCGTGGCCTCGGGCCTCGGAGGCGTCGCACGCGCAGCAGGTTCGGCTGCCGCATCGCCGCTCAAACGCGCCGCAACGAAAGCTGGCGAAAGCGTCAAGTCCAGCTTCGCCGAAGGCGCGAAGGCCGGTTTCGGAGCCACCGGCGGGTCCTCGACCATGGGGACCATCGGCGGCGCCGACGCTGCCCACGCTTCCGCCAGCCCTCCGCGAGATGGAGCCCCTGACTGGGCGAAGCGCATGAAACGCAGCCAGGCCCTCAGCCACGGCGTCTCAGCGGCCGGTCACGCCGTGCGCTCCGGCGACAGCCATGGCGGCGGCTCTTCCGTCAACCTTTCTGAAAGTGATCGCTCATGA
- the trbF gene encoding conjugal transfer protein TrbF produces the protein MSLFKRPATHYGKTPEPETPYQKAAQVWDERIGSARVQAKNWRYMAFGSLILTAGFAAALVWQSARGTVVPWVVQVDNLGQAQTVAPASADYRPNDPQIAFHLARFIEQTRAIPSDAIIVRQNWLRAYEWTTDRGAAALNDYARSNDPFTRVGRQQVAVEVSSVIRASPDSFRVAWTERHYENGQLARTERWTAILTIVIQTPRDAERLRANPLGIYVNAINWSREMSQ, from the coding sequence ATGAGCCTCTTCAAACGACCCGCTACCCACTATGGCAAGACACCCGAGCCTGAAACACCATATCAGAAGGCAGCTCAGGTCTGGGACGAACGCATCGGCTCGGCCCGCGTGCAGGCGAAGAACTGGCGCTACATGGCGTTCGGCAGCCTGATTCTCACGGCGGGGTTTGCCGCAGCCCTGGTCTGGCAGTCAGCTCGCGGGACCGTCGTGCCTTGGGTCGTGCAGGTCGATAATCTTGGCCAAGCGCAAACCGTCGCGCCAGCCTCCGCGGACTATCGGCCCAACGACCCTCAGATCGCTTTCCACCTTGCTCGCTTCATCGAACAGACCCGCGCGATTCCGTCTGACGCCATCATTGTGCGCCAGAACTGGCTTCGCGCTTATGAATGGACCACTGATCGCGGAGCCGCAGCGCTGAACGATTACGCCCGTTCCAACGACCCCTTCACACGGGTCGGCCGCCAGCAAGTCGCCGTAGAAGTCTCAAGTGTGATCCGGGCTTCCCCCGATAGCTTCCGTGTCGCCTGGACAGAGCGTCACTATGAAAACGGCCAGCTCGCCCGAACGGAACGCTGGACCGCCATCCTGACCATCGTCATCCAGACGCCGCGCGACGCAGAACGCCTCCGCGCCAATCCTCTGGGCATCTATGTCAATGCCATCAACTGGTCGCGGGAGATGAGCCAATGA
- the trbG gene encoding P-type conjugative transfer protein TrbG: MSRPPMSKSAFQVLSRSGLAIVLLSATVLAGCATNRPPQISYDSNVPPLPAVPAVVTDAQPRPLHVPPAWTPARGGTAANTPEGRVQNANSAARVQPRREGYFNSIQIYPWSEGALYQVYAAPGQITNIALEPGESLTGAGPIAAGDTARWIIGDTESGSGATRRVHILVKPSRADITTNLVITTDRRVYMIELRSGEAPYMPAVAWAYPQPPAGQRQSVPATPVIPVASARNYRYGLTGDSSPWRPVSVYDDGRRVYVEFPRGIVQGEMPPLFVIGSDGEAQIVNSRIFQHILIVDRLFGAAELRLGSGDRQQTVRIVRTDGRPAS, from the coding sequence ATGAGCCGCCCTCCGATGAGCAAATCCGCGTTTCAGGTTTTATCCAGATCTGGCCTCGCGATCGTTCTGCTTTCCGCGACCGTACTTGCCGGTTGCGCGACCAATCGGCCGCCGCAAATCAGTTACGACTCGAACGTGCCGCCGCTGCCCGCCGTGCCGGCAGTCGTCACGGACGCGCAGCCGAGGCCATTGCATGTCCCTCCGGCATGGACGCCGGCAAGAGGGGGGACAGCCGCCAACACCCCGGAGGGGCGCGTCCAGAACGCCAACTCGGCCGCCCGCGTTCAGCCTCGCCGCGAAGGCTATTTCAACTCGATCCAGATCTATCCGTGGAGCGAAGGCGCGCTCTATCAGGTCTATGCCGCGCCCGGGCAGATCACCAATATCGCGCTGGAGCCAGGCGAGAGCCTGACAGGGGCCGGCCCCATCGCCGCTGGCGACACGGCACGATGGATCATCGGCGATACCGAAAGCGGCAGCGGCGCGACCCGTCGCGTCCATATCCTCGTCAAACCAAGTCGCGCTGACATCACGACCAACCTCGTCATCACGACCGATCGGCGGGTTTACATGATCGAGCTGCGCTCCGGCGAAGCGCCATATATGCCCGCCGTCGCTTGGGCCTACCCGCAGCCGCCCGCAGGTCAGAGGCAGAGCGTCCCGGCGACGCCCGTCATCCCCGTCGCCTCGGCGCGCAACTATCGCTACGGCTTGACCGGCGATTCATCGCCCTGGCGGCCGGTGTCGGTCTATGATGACGGACGGCGGGTCTATGTCGAGTTCCCGCGCGGCATCGTGCAGGGCGAGATGCCGCCGCTGTTCGTCATTGGTTCCGATGGCGAAGCGCAGATCGTCAACAGCCGCATTTTCCAGCACATCCTGATCGTCGATCGTCTTTTCGGCGCAGCCGAGCTGAGACTCGGCAGCGGCGACCGCCAGCAAACCGTCAGGATTGTCCGCACCGACGGGAGGCCAGCGTCATGA
- a CDS encoding TrbI/VirB10 family protein — MRLRAEPPRVTRLSRKVLAGVGLVASIGIGSALIYALQTRQGGPGNEELYSTENRTTADGLAGLPRDYTGPVLGPPLPGDLGGPILDAQNRGQPVVPPAMATPQVDPEEQRRLAEEEAARTSRVFFQTGPGTGAPPATPAMSSPSLAGLGLPGQMGTPTAQERQSAFLNAAVDRRTVAPDRVMAPASPYVLQAGAVISAALITGIRSDLPGQITAQVTEHIYDSPTGRILLVPQGTRIIGEYSNDVGFGQRRVLLVWNRLILPNGRSIVLERQPGADTQGYAGLEDGVDYHWWDLAKAAGLSTLLAVGAEIAVDDEDRLIRAIRDGAQDTINDAGQQIIRRQLQVAPTLTIRPGFPVRVIVTRDLVLEPYGAAQ, encoded by the coding sequence ATGCGGCTGCGCGCTGAGCCCCCGCGCGTTACCCGGCTGTCCCGCAAGGTATTGGCTGGTGTCGGCCTCGTCGCCAGCATCGGCATCGGCAGCGCGCTGATTTATGCGTTGCAGACGCGCCAAGGCGGGCCTGGCAACGAGGAGCTCTATTCCACGGAGAACAGAACCACTGCCGATGGTCTTGCGGGACTGCCGCGCGACTATACCGGACCGGTCCTCGGCCCGCCTTTGCCAGGCGATCTCGGCGGTCCGATCCTCGACGCCCAGAACCGCGGCCAGCCCGTCGTGCCGCCAGCAATGGCGACACCCCAGGTCGATCCCGAGGAGCAACGCCGTCTCGCCGAGGAGGAAGCAGCTCGAACGAGCCGGGTGTTCTTCCAAACAGGACCTGGAACGGGCGCGCCGCCTGCAACCCCAGCCATGAGCAGTCCGTCGCTGGCGGGCCTCGGCCTGCCGGGTCAGATGGGAACACCAACCGCCCAAGAGCGGCAGAGCGCTTTCCTGAACGCTGCTGTCGATCGGCGCACGGTCGCGCCAGATCGCGTCATGGCCCCGGCATCGCCCTATGTGCTTCAGGCCGGCGCGGTGATATCCGCCGCCCTCATAACCGGCATCCGCTCCGACCTTCCAGGCCAGATCACCGCCCAGGTGACCGAGCACATCTATGATAGTCCCACCGGCCGCATCCTGCTCGTCCCCCAAGGCACCCGCATCATCGGCGAATACAGCAATGATGTCGGCTTCGGACAGCGCCGCGTGCTGCTAGTCTGGAACCGGCTGATCTTGCCGAACGGACGCTCTATCGTCCTGGAACGCCAGCCCGGCGCCGACACGCAAGGCTATGCCGGCCTTGAGGACGGCGTCGACTACCATTGGTGGGACCTTGCGAAAGCCGCCGGGTTGTCGACCCTTCTCGCCGTGGGCGCCGAGATCGCCGTCGACGATGAGGACCGTCTGATCCGCGCCATTCGTGACGGCGCCCAAGACACCATCAATGACGCTGGCCAGCAAATCATCCGCCGTCAGTTGCAGGTCGCGCCCACCCTGACAATCCGGCCGGGATTCCCGGTCCGGGTGATCGTCACTCGCGACCTGGTGCTCGAACCCTATGGAGCAGCGCAATGA
- a CDS encoding DUF2274 domain-containing protein, producing MTKLKLGPIAEDKPVKITLDLPGALHRDLSAYAEALGRESGQPVIDPKKLIVPMLERFMATDRGFAKARRNRD from the coding sequence ATGACCAAACTGAAGCTCGGCCCGATCGCCGAGGATAAGCCTGTAAAGATAACTCTGGATCTGCCCGGCGCTCTGCACCGTGACCTCAGTGCCTATGCTGAGGCGCTTGGTCGTGAATCCGGCCAACCCGTCATCGACCCCAAAAAGCTCATTGTTCCGATGCTTGAGCGGTTTATGGCAACCGACCGGGGGTTCGCCAAAGCTCGCCGAAATCGCGACTGA